In the genome of Streptomyces pactum, one region contains:
- the rpsM gene encoding 30S ribosomal protein S13 — translation MARLAGVDLPRDKRVEVALTYVFGIGRTRSQETLAATGVNPDTRVRDLAEEDLVKIREYVDANLKTEGDLRREIQADIRRKVEIGCYQGLRHRRGLPVHGQRTSTNARTRKGPRKAIAGKKKPGKK, via the coding sequence ATGGCACGCCTCGCAGGCGTTGACCTTCCGCGCGACAAGCGCGTCGAGGTCGCCCTCACCTACGTCTTCGGTATCGGCCGTACCCGGTCCCAGGAGACCCTCGCCGCCACCGGCGTGAACCCGGACACCCGGGTCCGCGACCTGGCCGAGGAGGACCTGGTCAAGATCCGCGAGTACGTGGACGCCAACCTCAAGACCGAGGGTGACCTCCGTCGTGAGATTCAGGCCGACATCCGCCGCAAGGTGGAGATCGGCTGCTACCAGGGTCTGCGCCACCGCCGTGGCCTGCCCGTCCACGGTCAGCGCACCAGCACCAACGCCCGCACCCGCAAGGGCCCGCGCAAGGCGATCGCCGGTAAGAAGAAGCCGGGCAAGAAGTAG
- the rpmJ gene encoding 50S ribosomal protein L36, with amino-acid sequence MKVKPSVKKICDKCKVIRRHGRVMVICDNLRHKQRQG; translated from the coding sequence ATGAAGGTCAAGCCGAGCGTCAAGAAGATCTGCGACAAGTGCAAGGTGATCCGCCGCCACGGCCGGGTCATGGTCATCTGCGACAACCTGCGCCACAAGCAGCGCCAGGGCTGA
- the infA gene encoding translation initiation factor IF-1, whose protein sequence is MAKKQGAIEIEGTVIESLPNAMFKVELQNGHKVLAHISGKMRMHYIRILPDDRVVVELSPYDLTRGRIVYRYK, encoded by the coding sequence ATGGCCAAGAAGCAAGGCGCCATCGAAATCGAGGGCACCGTGATCGAGTCTCTGCCGAACGCGATGTTCAAGGTGGAGCTCCAGAACGGTCACAAGGTCCTCGCGCACATCAGCGGCAAGATGCGTATGCACTACATCCGCATCCTCCCGGATGACCGGGTCGTCGTGGAGCTCTCTCCCTACGACCTCACGCGCGGACGGATCGTCTACCGCTACAAGTAG
- the map gene encoding type I methionyl aminopeptidase — protein MVEIKTPEQIAKMREAGLVVAAIHQACREAAVPGATTKDLDDAARKVLAEHGAKSNFLGYGGFPATICTSVNDVVVHGIPDTATVLKDGDVISIDAGAIVDGWHGDAAFTHFVGTGHDPELHELSRVTEESMWAGIAAVRKGNRLVDISRAIEGYIRRQPLPASGKYGIIEDYGGHGIGSQMHMDPHLLNYVSRKRGKGPKLVPGFCIAIEPMVSLGTAKTHVLSDDWTVKTDDGSWSSHWEHSVALTEEGPLVLTAVDGGRAKLAEYGIEAAPDPLG, from the coding sequence ATGGTGGAGATCAAGACTCCTGAGCAGATCGCGAAGATGCGAGAGGCCGGGCTGGTCGTCGCGGCCATCCACCAGGCGTGCCGGGAGGCGGCCGTCCCCGGCGCCACCACCAAGGACCTCGACGACGCGGCCCGGAAGGTGCTCGCCGAGCACGGCGCGAAGTCGAACTTCCTCGGCTACGGCGGGTTCCCCGCGACCATCTGCACCTCGGTGAACGACGTGGTGGTGCACGGCATCCCGGACACCGCGACGGTGCTCAAGGACGGCGACGTCATCTCCATCGACGCCGGCGCGATCGTGGACGGCTGGCACGGCGACGCGGCCTTCACGCACTTCGTGGGCACCGGGCACGACCCGGAGCTGCACGAGCTGAGCCGGGTCACCGAGGAGTCGATGTGGGCCGGCATCGCGGCGGTCCGCAAGGGCAACCGGCTGGTGGACATCTCCCGCGCGATCGAGGGCTACATCCGCCGCCAGCCGCTGCCGGCCTCCGGGAAGTACGGGATCATCGAGGACTACGGCGGCCACGGCATCGGCAGCCAGATGCACATGGACCCGCACCTGCTGAACTACGTCTCCCGCAAGCGGGGCAAGGGCCCCAAGCTGGTCCCCGGCTTCTGCATCGCGATCGAGCCGATGGTGAGCCTGGGCACCGCGAAGACGCACGTGCTCTCCGACGACTGGACGGTCAAGACCGACGACGGCTCCTGGTCCAGCCACTGGGAGCACTCGGTGGCGCTGACCGAGGAGGGCCCGCTGGTCCTCACCGCTGTGGACGGCGGCCGGGCGAAGCTCGCCGAGTACGGCATCGAGGCCGCGCCGGACCCGCTGGGCTGA
- a CDS encoding adenylate kinase, with amino-acid sequence MRIVLVGPPGAGKGTQAAYLAKNLAIPHISTGDLFRANISQGTELGKKAKSYMDAGDLVPDEVTIGMAKDRMSQPDAVNGFLLDGFPRNVSQAEALDGMLTAEGMRLDAVLDLEVPEDEVVKRIAGRRICRNDSSHVFHVSYSPPKTEGVCDVCGGELYQRQDDSEETVRTRLDVYHTQTEPIIDYYKAQGLVVTISALGKVAEVTQRAMDALPGKGEAA; translated from the coding sequence ATGCGAATCGTCCTGGTCGGGCCTCCTGGGGCTGGCAAGGGTACGCAGGCCGCGTACCTCGCCAAGAACCTCGCCATCCCGCACATCTCCACGGGTGACCTCTTCCGCGCCAACATCAGCCAGGGCACCGAGCTCGGCAAGAAGGCGAAGTCCTACATGGACGCGGGAGACCTGGTCCCGGACGAGGTGACCATCGGCATGGCCAAGGACCGCATGTCGCAGCCGGACGCCGTGAACGGCTTCCTCCTCGACGGCTTCCCGCGCAACGTCTCGCAGGCCGAGGCGCTGGACGGGATGCTCACCGCCGAGGGCATGCGGCTGGACGCGGTGCTGGACCTGGAGGTCCCCGAGGACGAGGTGGTCAAGCGGATCGCCGGCCGCCGGATCTGCCGCAACGACTCCAGCCACGTCTTCCACGTCAGCTACTCGCCGCCGAAGACCGAGGGCGTGTGCGACGTGTGCGGCGGGGAGCTGTACCAGCGGCAGGACGACTCGGAGGAGACCGTCCGCACCCGGCTGGACGTCTACCACACCCAGACCGAGCCGATCATCGACTACTACAAGGCCCAGGGCCTGGTGGTGACGATCTCGGCGCTCGGCAAGGTCGCCGAGGTGACCCAGCGGGCCATGGACGCGCTGCCCGGTAAGGGCGAGGCGGCCTGA
- the secY gene encoding preprotein translocase subunit SecY, translated as MLTAFARAFKTPDLRKKLLFTLGIIVLFRLGAHVPVPGVDYKNVQTCVDEAEANQGLFGLVNMISGGALSQITVFALTIMPYITASIILQLLTVVIPRLEALKKEGQAGQAKITQYTRYLTIGLAVLQSTGLVATARSGSLFSSCSVGTEIIPDQSIFVTMVMVITMTAGTALIMWMGELITDRGIGNGMSILMFVSIAAGFPGGLWQIKQSGEIMGGWLEFGVVIVCGLAMVGLVVFVEQAQRRIPVQYAKRMIGRRSYGGTSTYIPLKVNQAGVIPVIFASSLLYIPALIVQFSNSNADWAVWIENNFVQGDHPVYMASYFLLIVFFAFFYVAISFNPEEVADNMKKYGGFIPGIRAGRPTAEYLSYVLNRITWPGSLYLGLIALVPTVALVTLKANQNFPFGGTSILIIVGVGLETVKQIESQLQQRHYEGFLR; from the coding sequence GTGCTCACCGCGTTCGCCCGGGCGTTCAAGACGCCCGACCTGCGCAAGAAGCTGCTGTTCACGTTGGGCATCATCGTGTTGTTCCGGCTCGGGGCGCATGTCCCGGTCCCGGGCGTGGACTACAAGAATGTCCAGACGTGCGTGGACGAGGCCGAGGCCAACCAGGGTCTCTTCGGCCTGGTGAACATGATCAGCGGTGGCGCACTGTCACAGATCACCGTTTTCGCACTGACGATCATGCCGTACATCACGGCGAGCATCATCCTGCAGCTGCTGACCGTGGTCATCCCGCGCCTCGAAGCCCTCAAGAAGGAGGGCCAGGCCGGCCAGGCGAAGATCACGCAGTACACCCGTTACCTGACCATCGGACTGGCGGTGCTGCAGAGCACCGGCCTGGTGGCGACGGCCCGCAGCGGCTCGCTCTTCAGCAGCTGCTCGGTCGGCACTGAGATCATCCCGGACCAGTCGATCTTCGTCACCATGGTCATGGTCATCACCATGACTGCGGGCACCGCCCTCATCATGTGGATGGGCGAGCTGATCACCGACCGCGGTATCGGCAACGGCATGTCGATCCTGATGTTCGTCTCGATCGCCGCGGGCTTCCCCGGTGGTCTGTGGCAGATCAAGCAGTCCGGCGAGATCATGGGCGGCTGGCTGGAGTTCGGCGTGGTCATCGTCTGCGGCCTCGCCATGGTCGGCCTGGTGGTCTTCGTCGAGCAGGCTCAGCGCCGTATCCCGGTCCAGTACGCCAAGCGGATGATCGGGCGCCGCTCGTACGGCGGAACCTCGACCTACATCCCGCTGAAGGTGAACCAGGCGGGTGTGATTCCCGTCATCTTCGCCTCGTCCCTGCTCTACATTCCGGCCTTGATCGTCCAGTTCAGCAACTCCAACGCGGACTGGGCGGTCTGGATCGAGAACAACTTCGTGCAGGGTGACCACCCGGTCTACATGGCCAGCTACTTCCTGCTGATCGTGTTCTTCGCCTTCTTCTACGTGGCCATCTCCTTCAACCCCGAAGAAGTTGCCGACAACATGAAGAAGTATGGTGGCTTCATCCCGGGTATCCGGGCTGGTCGTCCCACTGCGGAGTATCTGAGCTACGTGCTGAACCGCATCACGTGGCCCGGCTCTCTCTATCTGGGCCTGATCGCCCTGGTGCCCACGGTGGCGCTGGTGACGCTCAAGGCCAACCAGAACTTCCCGTTCGGTGGGACCAGCATCCTCATCATCGTGGGTGTCGGCCTGGAGACCGTGAAGCAGATCGAGAGCCAGCTTCAGCAGCGACACTACGAAGGGTTCCTCCGCTGA
- the rplO gene encoding 50S ribosomal protein L15, translating into MAESKPLKVHNLRPAPGAKTAKTRVGRGEASKGKTAGRGTKGTKARYQVPERFEGGQMPLHMRLPKLKGFKNPFRTEYQVVNLDKLAALYPQGGEVTVADLVAKGAVRKNQLVKVLGDGDLSVALQVTVDKVSGSAKEKITAAGGTVTELV; encoded by the coding sequence ATGGCGGAGAGCAAGCCGCTGAAGGTCCACAACCTCCGGCCCGCCCCGGGCGCCAAGACCGCCAAGACCCGTGTCGGTCGTGGTGAGGCGTCCAAGGGTAAGACCGCCGGTCGTGGTACCAAGGGTACGAAGGCCCGCTACCAGGTTCCGGAGCGCTTCGAGGGTGGGCAGATGCCCCTCCACATGCGCCTTCCGAAGCTGAAGGGCTTCAAGAACCCGTTCCGCACCGAGTACCAGGTCGTCAACCTGGACAAGCTGGCCGCGCTCTACCCGCAGGGTGGCGAGGTCACGGTGGCCGACCTGGTCGCCAAGGGTGCGGTGCGCAAGAACCAGCTCGTCAAGGTGCTGGGCGACGGAGACCTCTCCGTGGCGCTGCAGGTGACCGTGGACAAGGTCTCCGGCTCCGCCAAGGAGAAGATCACCGCCGCCGGCGGGACCGTCACCGAGCTCGTCTGA
- the rpmD gene encoding 50S ribosomal protein L30, with amino-acid sequence MARLKVTQTKSYIGSKQNHRDTLRSLGLKRLNDVVVKEDRPEIRGMVHTVRHLVTVEEVD; translated from the coding sequence ATGGCTCGCCTCAAGGTCACCCAGACGAAGTCCTACATCGGCAGCAAGCAGAACCACCGTGACACCCTGCGTTCGCTCGGGCTCAAGCGCCTGAACGACGTGGTCGTCAAGGAGGACCGCCCCGAGATCCGCGGCATGGTGCACACCGTCCGCCACCTCGTGACGGTCGAGGAGGTCGACTGA